A single window of Lysobacter oculi DNA harbors:
- the serS gene encoding serine--tRNA ligase produces MLDPQLLRNAPESARDGLARRGFVLDIDALGALESERKALQVRTQELQNLRNTRSKAIGMAKAKGEDVAPLLAEVAGFGEELKASEARLDAIKAEIDGIALGLPNIPDDSVPQGSDESGNVETARWGTPRDFDFEVKDHVALGEHNGWLDGETAAKLSGARFTVLRGQLARLHRALAQFMLDLHTGEHGYQETNVPLLVNADSMRGTGQLPKFEDDLFSTVVGEGEAASKRYLIPTSEVPLTNTVRDDILDAEALPLRMTAHSMCFRAEAGSHGRDTRGMIRQHQFEKVELVSIARPEESDAEHERMTRCAEVVLEKLGLPYRRMLLCTGDMGFSARKTYDLEVWLPSQQAYREISSCSNCGDFQARRMQSRWRNPSTGKPELVHTLNGSGVAVGRALIAVMENYQDADGSITVPQALRSYMGGADRID; encoded by the coding sequence ATGCTGGACCCGCAACTCCTCCGCAATGCCCCCGAATCCGCCCGCGACGGCCTGGCCCGGCGCGGGTTCGTGCTCGACATCGACGCGCTCGGCGCGCTGGAGTCCGAGCGCAAGGCCTTGCAGGTCCGCACCCAGGAGCTGCAGAACCTGCGCAACACGCGCAGCAAGGCGATCGGCATGGCCAAGGCCAAGGGGGAGGATGTCGCCCCGTTGCTCGCCGAGGTCGCCGGTTTCGGCGAGGAGCTGAAGGCCAGCGAGGCGCGCCTGGATGCGATCAAGGCCGAGATCGACGGCATCGCGCTGGGGCTGCCCAACATCCCGGATGACTCGGTGCCGCAGGGAAGTGACGAATCCGGCAACGTCGAGACCGCGCGCTGGGGCACGCCGCGCGACTTCGATTTCGAGGTGAAGGATCACGTCGCGCTCGGCGAGCACAACGGCTGGCTGGATGGCGAGACCGCGGCCAAGCTCTCCGGCGCCCGGTTCACCGTGCTGCGCGGCCAGCTGGCGCGTCTGCATCGTGCCCTCGCGCAGTTCATGCTCGACCTGCACACCGGCGAACACGGCTACCAGGAAACCAACGTGCCGCTGCTGGTCAATGCCGACTCGATGCGCGGCACCGGCCAGCTGCCGAAGTTCGAGGACGACCTGTTCTCCACCGTGGTGGGCGAGGGCGAGGCGGCGTCGAAGCGCTATCTCATCCCCACGTCCGAAGTGCCGCTGACCAACACGGTGCGCGATGACATCCTCGATGCCGAAGCGCTGCCGCTGCGGATGACCGCGCATTCGATGTGTTTCCGCGCCGAGGCCGGCAGCCACGGCCGCGACACCCGCGGCATGATCCGCCAGCACCAGTTCGAGAAGGTGGAGCTGGTCAGCATCGCGCGGCCGGAGGAATCCGATGCCGAGCACGAACGCATGACCCGCTGCGCCGAAGTGGTGCTGGAAAAGCTCGGGCTGCCGTACCGCCGCATGCTGCTGTGCACCGGCGACATGGGCTTTTCGGCCCGCAAGACCTATGACCTGGAAGTCTGGCTGCCTTCACAGCAGGCGTACCGCGAGATCTCGTCGTGCTCCAACTGCGGCGACTTCCAGGCCCGGCGCATGCAGTCGCGCTGGCGCAACCCGTCCACCGGCAAGCCCGAGCTGGTCCATACGCTCAACGGCTCCGGCGTGGCGGTGGGCCGCGCGCTCATCGCGGTGATGGAGAATTAC
- a CDS encoding energy transducer TonB, with protein sequence MNSTVTPPPAPARTSPSKRRMGLIVVAAIAIGLLLFFLLMLGQDHNKPFFSAGTGGGTQQGEDGQVQVFQPLPAPLPAGELGDGSRLPEAPVDAAPREQPRIIEPPRPVAPAPVAARPTPSAPVANTSTASSSPVPTSRPAPQYPRAALRAGIEGTVRVQVDVGPDGVPTSVSLDQGSGHRELDRAALDAVKRWRFRPAMANGQPTVGRLTVPIQFTTGD encoded by the coding sequence ATGAACAGCACCGTGACGCCCCCGCCCGCCCCCGCCCGCACCTCGCCCTCGAAACGCCGGATGGGCCTGATCGTGGTCGCCGCGATCGCCATCGGGCTGCTGCTTTTCTTCCTGCTGATGCTCGGGCAGGACCACAACAAGCCCTTCTTCAGCGCCGGCACCGGCGGCGGCACGCAGCAGGGCGAGGACGGCCAGGTCCAGGTCTTCCAGCCGCTCCCGGCCCCGCTGCCCGCGGGCGAACTCGGCGATGGCAGCCGCCTGCCGGAAGCCCCGGTCGATGCCGCGCCGCGCGAACAACCGCGCATCATCGAGCCCCCGCGCCCGGTGGCACCCGCACCCGTCGCCGCCCGCCCGACGCCGTCCGCGCCGGTGGCGAATACTTCCACCGCGAGCAGTTCGCCGGTGCCGACCAGCCGCCCCGCCCCGCAGTACCCGCGCGCCGCCCTGCGTGCCGGCATCGAGGGCACGGTGCGGGTGCAGGTGGATGTGGGCCCGGACGGTGTGCCGACGTCGGTCAGCCTGGACCAGGGCAGCGGCCACCGCGAGCTTGACCGCGCCGCGCTGGATGCGGTCAAACGCTGGCGCTTCCGCCCGGCGATGGCCAATGGCCAGCCGACCGTCGGCCGCCTGACCGTGCCGATCCAGTTCACCACCGGCGACTGA
- the aroA gene encoding 3-phosphoshikimate 1-carboxyvinyltransferase, which produces MAEWIASRGGPVTGTLQVPGDKSVSHRAVMLAAIADGVTRIDGFLEGEDTRATARIFGQMGVLIEAPSDGTRIVQGVGIDGLRAPAAPLDCGNSGTAMRLLAGLLAGQSFGCELTGDDSLSRRPMRRVTDPLAMMGATIGTGEDGTPPLRIAPVAGLRGIDYASPVASAQVKSAVLLAGLQAEGETQVTEPHPTRDYTERMLRAFGADIDYRPGFARLRGGQRLTACDVQVPGDFSSAAFALVAATLVPGSTLAIDHLGIDPRRTGLVDVLRRMGADIDIQNIRSGPVGDIATLTVRHAPLRGIDVPMVCVPDMIDEFPVLFAAAACAEGVTRIRGAAELRVKESDRIAAMANGLRALGIRVDEVEDGADIHGGQPQGGRVDSLGDHRIAMAFAVLAQRAEGAVRIGDTDNVATSYPGFEAQMCGVGLALESAG; this is translated from the coding sequence ATGGCTGAGTGGATCGCCTCGCGCGGCGGGCCGGTCACCGGCACGCTGCAAGTGCCCGGCGACAAGTCGGTCTCGCACCGGGCGGTCATGCTGGCGGCGATCGCCGATGGCGTGACGCGCATCGACGGCTTCCTGGAAGGCGAGGACACGCGTGCGACCGCGCGGATCTTCGGGCAGATGGGGGTGTTGATCGAAGCGCCTTCGGACGGCACGCGCATCGTGCAGGGCGTCGGCATCGATGGCCTGCGTGCGCCGGCCGCGCCGCTGGACTGCGGCAATTCCGGCACCGCGATGCGGCTTTTAGCCGGCCTGCTGGCGGGGCAGTCGTTCGGCTGCGAGCTGACCGGCGACGATTCGCTCTCGCGCCGCCCGATGCGCCGGGTCACCGATCCGCTCGCGATGATGGGCGCGACGATCGGCACCGGAGAAGACGGCACGCCGCCGTTGCGGATCGCGCCCGTCGCGGGCTTGCGGGGCATCGATTACGCCAGTCCCGTCGCCAGCGCGCAGGTGAAGTCGGCGGTCTTGCTGGCCGGGCTGCAGGCCGAAGGCGAAACGCAGGTCACCGAGCCGCATCCCACCCGCGATTACACCGAGCGGATGCTGCGCGCGTTCGGCGCCGACATCGACTACCGCCCCGGTTTCGCGCGGCTGCGCGGCGGGCAACGGCTGACCGCCTGCGACGTGCAGGTGCCCGGCGATTTTTCTTCCGCCGCCTTCGCCCTCGTCGCGGCGACGCTGGTGCCGGGGTCAACGCTGGCCATCGACCACCTCGGCATCGACCCGCGCCGCACCGGGCTGGTCGATGTGCTGCGACGGATGGGCGCCGACATCGACATCCAGAACATCCGCAGCGGCCCGGTTGGCGACATCGCCACGCTCACCGTGCGCCATGCGCCGCTGCGCGGCATCGACGTGCCGATGGTCTGCGTGCCGGACATGATCGACGAGTTCCCGGTGCTGTTTGCCGCCGCCGCCTGCGCGGAAGGCGTCACCCGGATCCGGGGGGCCGCCGAACTGCGGGTCAAGGAATCCGACCGCATCGCGGCGATGGCCAACGGCCTGCGTGCGCTCGGCATCCGGGTGGATGAGGTCGAAGACGGCGCCGACATCCACGGCGGACAGCCACAGGGCGGGCGCGTGGACAGCCTGGGCGACCACCGCATCGCGATGGCGTTCGCGGTCTTGGCGCAACGGGCGGAAGGCGCGGTGAGGATCGGCGACACCGACAACGTGGCGACGTCCTATCCGGGGTTCGAAGCGCAGATGTGCGGTGTTGGCCTTGCGCTGGAAAGCGCCGGCTGA
- the serC gene encoding 3-phosphoserine/phosphohydroxythreonine transaminase: MSHRVFNFSAGPATLPEPVLRQAQAELLDWRGMGASVAEISHRSTPFIDIAAQAEADLRQLLAIPDDYAVLFLQGGATQQQALIPLNFAAPGQAADYLVTGHWGQTAIRQAQPYVDARIVASGQAGGFRDVPPRAGWQLSPDAAYLHVTANETIHGVELRERIRADVPVVADFSSSIASEPIDIRDYDVIYAGAQKNLGPSGITVLIARRELLARTGQPRADIFNYASHAARDSMLNTPPTFNWYLLGLCLRWMLDEGGVEAFGARNAARAARLYAAIDGSGGFYRNEVKPAVRSRMNVPFFLHDVALDAEFLRQAGERDLMGLKGHKVVGGMRASLYNALPDAAVDALISFMRDFQQRHG, translated from the coding sequence ATGTCGCATCGCGTCTTCAATTTCAGCGCCGGCCCGGCCACCTTGCCGGAACCCGTCCTGCGCCAGGCCCAGGCCGAACTGCTCGACTGGCGCGGCATGGGTGCCTCGGTGGCCGAGATCAGCCATCGCAGCACCCCCTTCATCGACATCGCCGCGCAGGCCGAAGCCGACCTGCGCCAGCTGCTCGCCATCCCCGATGACTATGCCGTGCTGTTCCTGCAGGGCGGCGCGACGCAGCAGCAGGCGCTGATCCCGCTCAACTTCGCCGCGCCGGGTCAGGCCGCCGATTATCTGGTCACCGGGCACTGGGGCCAGACCGCGATCCGGCAGGCGCAGCCGTATGTCGATGCCCGCATCGTCGCCAGCGGGCAGGCCGGCGGCTTCCGTGACGTGCCGCCGCGTGCCGGTTGGCAGCTGTCGCCCGATGCCGCCTACCTGCACGTCACCGCCAACGAGACCATCCACGGCGTCGAGCTGCGCGAACGCATCCGGGCCGATGTGCCGGTGGTCGCCGACTTCAGTTCCAGCATCGCTTCGGAACCCATCGACATCCGCGACTACGACGTGATCTACGCCGGCGCGCAGAAGAATCTGGGGCCGTCGGGCATCACCGTGCTGATCGCGCGGCGCGAGCTGTTGGCACGCACGGGCCAGCCCCGCGCCGACATCTTCAATTACGCCTCGCACGCGGCCCGCGACTCGATGCTCAACACGCCGCCCACCTTCAACTGGTACCTGCTCGGCCTGTGCCTGCGCTGGATGCTGGACGAAGGCGGCGTCGAAGCCTTCGGTGCCCGCAATGCCGCCCGCGCTGCGCGGCTGTACGCGGCCATCGACGGTTCCGGCGGTTTCTATCGCAATGAAGTCAAGCCCGCCGTGCGCTCGCGGATGAACGTGCCGTTCTTCCTGCACGATGTCGCGTTGGATGCCGAATTCCTCCGCCAGGCCGGCGAACGCGACCTGATGGGCCTGAAGGGCCACAAGGTGGTCGGCGGGATGCGCGCCTCGCTCTACAACGCGCTGCCCGATGCGGCGGTCGATGCGCTGATTTCTTTCATGCGGGATTTCCAGCAGCGCCATGGCTGA
- a CDS encoding FHA domain-containing protein, with protein sequence MNTLPAHQPVLRFPGHEHPDLPLRPGINGLCRDPDFDRGLVITPGGASSLVEFCVDARGLWLHVAEGVRGVHLNGRPLQRLAHLHVGDTIHCEGIELQLADPAPRATAINARPQAGEPSRLLLRGHGGSVHGQSVALNGPLQLGGEWGLRVEGVHERLGELQPLDDGTLRLSLEAAATECRLNGWPVTDAVLQGGDQLLLAPGCRYLVESPGDEPVPAAAPKSRAGDTSATTAGPGRKLRVPWMLLAAVASALMLAGLLWFGVR encoded by the coding sequence GTGAATACCTTGCCCGCCCACCAGCCGGTCCTGCGATTTCCGGGGCATGAACACCCCGATCTGCCGCTGCGGCCGGGCATCAACGGCCTGTGCCGGGACCCCGATTTCGACCGCGGCCTGGTGATCACGCCGGGCGGCGCGAGTTCGCTGGTGGAGTTCTGCGTGGATGCGCGCGGCCTCTGGCTGCATGTCGCCGAAGGCGTGCGCGGCGTGCACCTCAACGGCCGCCCGCTGCAGCGGCTGGCGCATCTGCATGTCGGCGACACCATCCATTGCGAAGGCATCGAACTGCAGCTGGCCGATCCGGCGCCGCGTGCGACTGCGATCAACGCCCGTCCGCAAGCCGGCGAGCCATCGCGGCTCCTGCTGCGCGGCCATGGCGGCAGCGTGCACGGGCAATCGGTGGCGCTCAACGGACCGCTGCAGCTGGGGGGCGAATGGGGCCTGCGGGTCGAAGGCGTGCATGAGCGGCTGGGCGAGTTGCAACCGCTCGATGACGGCACGCTGCGGCTCAGCCTGGAGGCCGCGGCCACGGAGTGCCGCCTCAACGGCTGGCCGGTGACCGATGCCGTGCTGCAGGGGGGCGACCAGTTGCTGCTCGCGCCGGGCTGCCGCTATCTGGTGGAATCGCCGGGCGACGAGCCGGTGCCCGCCGCCGCGCCGAAGAGCCGTGCAGGCGACACGTCTGCGACCACCGCCGGACCAGGCCGCAAACTGCGGGTGCCGTGGATGCTGCTCGCCGCCGTTGCCAGCGCATTGATGCTGGCCGGGCTGCTCTGGTTCGGCGTGCGCTGA
- a CDS encoding polyhydroxyalkanoic acid system family protein, which translates to MSHIDIHHPNPLGMDRARAALDQVAQKLSDQFGLECSWIGDTLAFERSGVHGQIALLPDEVHVTAKLGFLLAAMKGPIESEIRRVLGEKLGPAA; encoded by the coding sequence ATGTCCCACATCGACATCCATCATCCCAATCCGCTCGGCATGGACAGGGCGCGTGCAGCACTCGACCAGGTCGCGCAGAAACTCAGCGACCAGTTCGGTCTTGAATGCAGCTGGATCGGCGACACCCTCGCCTTCGAACGCAGCGGCGTGCACGGGCAGATCGCGCTGTTGCCCGACGAAGTCCACGTCACCGCCAAGCTCGGCTTCCTGCTGGCGGCGATGAAAGGGCCCATCGAATCCGAGATCCGGCGCGTGCTGGGCGAGAAGCTCGGCCCGGCCGCCTGA
- the arsC gene encoding arsenate reductase (glutaredoxin) (This arsenate reductase requires both glutathione and glutaredoxin to convert arsenate to arsenite, after which the efflux transporter formed by ArsA and ArsB can extrude the arsenite from the cell, providing resistance.): protein MRYYHYPRCSKSRQALELLQARGIEPELVAYVDDAPGVDTLRALLGKLGIGPRGLIRSGEPVYAELGLDDASLGDDALIEAMSQHPVLIERPIFENGDRAVIGRPPERVLELL from the coding sequence ATGCGCTATTACCACTACCCCCGCTGCTCCAAGTCGCGCCAGGCGCTGGAACTGCTGCAGGCACGCGGCATCGAGCCGGAACTGGTGGCCTATGTCGATGACGCGCCGGGCGTGGACACGCTGCGTGCGCTGCTCGGCAAGCTCGGCATCGGCCCGCGCGGCCTGATCCGCAGCGGCGAGCCGGTGTATGCGGAACTGGGGCTCGATGATGCTTCGCTCGGCGACGATGCGCTGATCGAAGCCATGTCGCAGCACCCCGTCCTCATCGAACGCCCGATCTTCGAGAACGGCGACCGCGCGGTGATCGGCCGCCCGCCGGAACGGGTGCTGGAGCTGCTCTGA
- a CDS encoding FMN-binding glutamate synthase family protein codes for MSRYFAYIASLLLMLLALALVVTGHRDWIWLLVIAGGLSMLGSWDLLQKKTTLRRNYPILAHFRYGLESIGPEMRQYFVERDTEEVPYSREQRTLVYQRAKSVSDVVPFGSELDVYGNHYEWINHSIAPSAHHDADYRIEIGAGCAQPYSLSAFNISAMSFGALSANAIRALNWGAKRGGFAHDTGEGSISEYHREYGGDLIWEIGSGYFGCRNDDGSFNAERFAANARDPQVKMVELKLSQGAKPGHGGMLPAAKVTREISAARGVPMGVDCVSPARHTVFSTPVELLQFIAKMREMSGGKPAGFKLAIGHPWEWFGIAKAMQETGLLPDFIVVDGAEGGTGAAPSEFINHVGVPMHEGLQLVHNTLIGLDLRDRIRIGAAGKIVSAFDIARTMALGADWCNAARGFMFSLGCIQAQSCHNDHCPTGIATQDPTRWKQLDVEDKAGRVHAFHDNTLKALRDLLCAAGLTHPTQLGPEHILRRVSPIEIRSYQALFAHLKPGELLSGEVPDHAVFRDYWPDARSDSFSPPSRVAALRLSKSR; via the coding sequence ATGTCGCGCTATTTCGCCTACATCGCCAGTCTGTTGCTGATGCTGCTGGCACTCGCGCTGGTGGTCACCGGGCACCGTGACTGGATCTGGCTGCTGGTGATCGCCGGTGGCTTGTCGATGCTCGGTAGCTGGGACCTGCTGCAGAAGAAGACCACGCTGCGGCGCAATTACCCGATCCTCGCGCACTTCCGCTACGGGCTGGAATCGATCGGCCCGGAGATGCGCCAGTACTTCGTGGAACGCGACACCGAGGAGGTGCCGTACTCGCGCGAGCAGCGCACGCTGGTCTATCAGCGCGCGAAGTCGGTGAGTGACGTGGTGCCGTTTGGCAGCGAGTTGGACGTGTACGGCAACCATTACGAATGGATCAACCATTCCATCGCGCCGAGTGCGCATCACGACGCGGACTACCGCATCGAGATCGGTGCCGGCTGCGCGCAGCCGTATTCGCTCAGTGCCTTCAACATCTCGGCGATGAGCTTCGGCGCACTGTCAGCCAATGCGATCCGTGCGCTCAACTGGGGCGCGAAACGCGGCGGCTTCGCGCATGACACCGGCGAAGGCTCCATCTCCGAATACCACCGCGAATACGGCGGCGACCTAATCTGGGAAATCGGCTCCGGCTATTTCGGTTGCCGCAACGACGATGGCAGCTTCAATGCCGAGCGCTTCGCCGCCAACGCCCGCGACCCGCAGGTCAAGATGGTCGAGTTGAAGCTGTCGCAGGGCGCCAAGCCCGGCCACGGCGGCATGTTGCCGGCGGCCAAGGTGACGCGCGAGATCAGCGCGGCGCGTGGCGTGCCGATGGGCGTGGACTGTGTGTCACCGGCGCGGCATACGGTGTTCTCCACGCCGGTCGAGCTGCTGCAGTTCATCGCGAAGATGCGCGAGATGTCCGGCGGCAAACCGGCCGGTTTCAAGCTGGCCATCGGCCACCCGTGGGAATGGTTCGGCATTGCCAAGGCGATGCAGGAAACCGGCCTGCTGCCGGATTTCATCGTGGTCGATGGCGCGGAAGGTGGCACCGGCGCGGCGCCTTCGGAGTTCATCAACCATGTCGGCGTGCCGATGCACGAAGGCCTGCAGCTGGTCCACAACACGCTGATCGGACTGGACCTGCGTGACCGCATCCGCATCGGCGCGGCGGGCAAGATCGTCAGCGCCTTCGACATCGCCCGCACCATGGCGCTGGGCGCGGACTGGTGCAACGCGGCGCGCGGCTTCATGTTCTCGCTGGGCTGCATCCAGGCGCAGAGCTGCCACAACGACCATTGCCCGACCGGCATCGCGACCCAGGACCCGACGCGCTGGAAGCAGTTGGATGTCGAAGACAAGGCCGGCCGCGTGCACGCTTTCCACGACAACACGCTGAAAGCCTTGCGTGACCTGCTGTGCGCGGCAGGGCTGACCCACCCGACGCAGCTGGGTCCGGAACACATCCTGCGCCGGGTGTCGCCGATCGAAATCCGTTCGTACCAGGCGCTGTTCGCGCATCTGAAACCGGGCGAGCTGCTGTCAGGCGAGGTGCCCGACCATGCGGTGTTCCGCGATTACTGGCCGGATGCGCGCAGCGACAGTTTCTCGCCGCCGTCGCGCGTGGCGGCGCTGCGGCTCAGCAAGTCGCGCTGA
- a CDS encoding nucleotide sugar dehydrogenase, with product MHDLSDIRIGIIGLGYVGLPLAVEFGRHFDTVGYDIDGGRVAQLAAGHDRTREVADADLAQPQLRYSAEAGALDDRNIYIVTVPTPIDDEQRPDLKPLINASAFVAMRLKRGDIVIYESTVYPGTTEEVCVPILEQGSGLRFNEDFHCGYSPERVNPGDHARRLPDIIKVTSGSDDATADFVDALYARIIRAGTHRAPSIRVAEAAKVIENIQRDVNIALVNELALVFDRLGIDTQDVLQAAGTKWNFLPFRPGLVGGHCIGVDPYYLIERADAAGIHPQLIHTARQINNRVGAHVAQRVAAMLEAKHIEPASVRVLVLGLTFKEDCPDLRNSKVLDVVAGLHDMGVAVDVHDPWADPALAHEEYGVELVDTLQAGRYDAIVLAVAHSQFRAMDAASIRALGKPGAVVYDVKSVWPRDAVDDRL from the coding sequence ATGCACGATCTCTCCGACATCCGCATCGGCATCATCGGACTGGGCTACGTGGGCTTGCCGCTGGCGGTGGAATTCGGTCGCCACTTCGATACCGTGGGCTATGACATCGATGGCGGACGCGTCGCGCAGCTCGCCGCCGGCCACGACCGCACGCGCGAAGTCGCCGACGCCGATCTTGCCCAGCCGCAGCTGCGCTACAGCGCCGAAGCCGGTGCGCTGGACGACCGCAACATCTACATCGTCACCGTGCCGACGCCGATCGACGACGAACAGCGCCCGGACCTGAAGCCGCTGATCAACGCCAGCGCGTTCGTGGCGATGCGGCTCAAGCGCGGCGACATCGTCATCTACGAATCGACCGTCTATCCCGGCACCACCGAGGAAGTCTGCGTGCCGATCCTCGAACAGGGCTCGGGCCTGCGTTTCAACGAGGATTTCCACTGCGGCTACAGCCCGGAGCGGGTGAATCCCGGTGATCACGCGCGGCGCCTGCCGGACATCATCAAGGTGACGTCGGGTTCGGATGACGCGACGGCGGATTTCGTCGATGCGCTGTATGCGCGCATCATCCGCGCCGGCACGCATCGAGCGCCCTCCATCCGCGTCGCGGAGGCGGCCAAGGTCATCGAGAACATCCAGCGTGACGTCAACATCGCGCTGGTCAACGAGCTGGCGCTGGTGTTCGACCGGCTCGGCATCGACACCCAGGATGTGCTGCAGGCGGCGGGCACCAAATGGAATTTCCTGCCGTTCCGCCCGGGGCTGGTCGGTGGCCACTGCATCGGCGTCGATCCGTATTACCTGATCGAGCGTGCGGACGCGGCCGGCATCCATCCGCAGCTCATCCACACCGCGCGCCAGATCAACAACCGCGTCGGTGCGCATGTCGCGCAGCGCGTGGCGGCGATGCTGGAGGCGAAGCACATCGAACCGGCGTCGGTGCGGGTGCTGGTGCTGGGGCTCACCTTCAAGGAGGACTGCCCGGACCTGCGCAACAGCAAGGTGCTCGATGTCGTGGCCGGGCTGCACGACATGGGCGTTGCGGTCGATGTGCACGATCCGTGGGCCGACCCGGCGCTGGCGCACGAGGAATACGGCGTGGAACTGGTCGATACGCTGCAGGCCGGCCGCTACGACGCGATCGTGCTGGCCGTCGCGCATTCGCAGTTCCGTGCGATGGATGCGGCTTCGATCCGCGCGCTCGGCAAGCCCGGCGCCGTGGTCTACGACGTCAAGTCGGTCTGGCCGCGCGACGCGGTGGACGATAGGCTCTGA
- the pgsA gene encoding CDP-diacylglycerol--glycerol-3-phosphate 3-phosphatidyltransferase, whose amino-acid sequence MTLTIPTMLTLARILMIPVLVAVFYLPGKWTSVTAMLVFALASVTDWLDGWIARRWHQYSAFGAFLDPVADKLMVSTALFLIVQSHNTPWMACWAAVIVGREIAVSALREWMAELGQRARVKVQALGKIKTIVQMVAIGCLLYSPSKQPEPWLWMGREVFFIGDWLLAVAAILTLWSGFEYLRAAWPVLRADEGKAVTLPTQGVDSLPTASRMHGSTRE is encoded by the coding sequence ATGACCCTGACCATTCCCACCATGCTCACGCTGGCCCGGATCCTGATGATCCCGGTGCTGGTGGCGGTGTTCTACCTGCCGGGCAAATGGACCAGCGTGACGGCGATGCTGGTGTTCGCGCTGGCCTCGGTCACCGACTGGCTGGATGGCTGGATCGCGCGTCGCTGGCACCAGTATTCGGCGTTCGGCGCGTTCCTGGACCCGGTGGCCGACAAGCTGATGGTCTCGACGGCGCTGTTCCTCATCGTGCAATCGCACAACACGCCGTGGATGGCCTGCTGGGCGGCGGTGATCGTGGGCCGCGAGATCGCAGTGTCCGCGCTGCGCGAGTGGATGGCCGAACTCGGTCAGCGCGCCCGCGTGAAGGTGCAGGCGCTGGGCAAGATCAAGACGATCGTGCAGATGGTGGCCATCGGTTGCCTGCTGTATTCGCCATCCAAGCAGCCCGAGCCGTGGCTATGGATGGGGCGCGAAGTGTTCTTCATCGGCGACTGGCTGCTGGCGGTCGCGGCCATCCTCACGCTCTGGTCCGGATTCGAGTACCTGCGGGCCGCCTGGCCGGTGCTGCGGGCGGACGAGGGCAAGGCGGTCACGTTGCCCACGCAGGGTGTTGACAGCCTGCCGACGGCCAGTAGAATGCACGGCTCAACGCGGGAATAG